The Streptomyces sp. HUAS CB01 genome has a segment encoding these proteins:
- a CDS encoding metallopeptidase TldD-related protein, giving the protein MSPVSKPHEIVERALELSTADGCVVIADEHSSANLRWAGNTLTTNGVTRGRTLTVIATVDGAQGTASGVVSRSAVTAADLEPLVRAAEAAARAAGPAEDAQPLVGGVPVAGDFTDAPAETSSAVFADFAPALGESFARARAGGRELYGFANHELTSTYLATSTGVRLRHDQPNGTLELNAKSPDRSRSAWAGRSTRDFKDVDPAALDAELAVRLGWAERRVELPAGRYETLLPPTAVADLMIYQLWSSSGRDAVEGRTVFSKPGGGTRIGESLSALPLTLRSDPDEPGLECAPFVIAHSSGGDASVFDNGLAVPSTEWVREGTLERLITTRHSAGLTGLPVSPAADNLIMDAGGERSLAEMVESTERGLLLTCLWYIREVDPATLLLTGLTRDGVYLVENGEVTGEVNNFRFNESPVDLLSRAQEAGPTEKTLPREWSDWFTRAAMPALRIPDFNMSSVSQGV; this is encoded by the coding sequence ATGAGCCCCGTCAGCAAGCCGCACGAGATCGTCGAGCGTGCCCTCGAACTGTCCACCGCCGACGGCTGTGTCGTCATCGCCGACGAGCACTCGTCGGCCAATCTCCGCTGGGCCGGGAACACCCTCACCACGAACGGCGTGACCCGGGGCCGTACGCTCACCGTGATCGCGACCGTGGACGGGGCGCAGGGCACCGCGTCCGGAGTCGTGTCGCGGTCGGCCGTGACGGCCGCGGACCTGGAGCCGCTGGTCCGGGCGGCCGAGGCGGCCGCACGGGCCGCGGGTCCCGCCGAGGACGCTCAGCCGCTGGTCGGCGGGGTCCCGGTGGCGGGAGACTTCACCGACGCCCCGGCGGAGACCTCGTCGGCCGTCTTCGCCGACTTCGCGCCCGCGCTGGGTGAGTCCTTCGCCCGCGCCCGCGCCGGGGGGCGTGAGCTGTACGGCTTCGCCAACCACGAGCTGACCTCGACCTACCTCGCCACGTCCACGGGGGTGCGGCTGCGCCACGACCAGCCCAACGGGACGCTGGAGCTCAACGCCAAGTCGCCGGACCGCAGCCGCTCGGCCTGGGCGGGCCGCTCGACACGGGACTTCAAGGACGTCGACCCGGCGGCACTGGACGCCGAGCTGGCGGTCCGGCTGGGCTGGGCGGAGCGCCGGGTCGAGCTGCCCGCGGGCCGGTACGAGACGCTGCTTCCGCCGACCGCGGTCGCCGACCTGATGATCTACCAGCTGTGGTCCTCGTCGGGCCGGGACGCCGTCGAGGGCCGTACGGTCTTCTCCAAGCCGGGCGGCGGCACGCGGATCGGTGAGTCGTTGTCCGCGCTGCCGCTCACGCTGCGCAGCGACCCGGACGAGCCGGGCCTGGAGTGCGCACCGTTCGTGATCGCCCACTCCTCCGGCGGCGACGCCTCGGTGTTCGACAACGGTCTGGCGGTGCCCTCGACGGAGTGGGTGCGCGAGGGCACGCTGGAGCGGCTGATCACCACCCGGCACAGCGCGGGTCTGACCGGGCTGCCGGTCTCCCCCGCCGCCGACAACCTGATCATGGACGCCGGGGGTGAGCGCTCGCTGGCGGAGATGGTCGAGTCGACCGAGCGGGGGCTGCTGCTGACCTGCCTCTGGTACATCCGGGAGGTGGATCCGGCCACACTGCTGCTGACCGGGCTGACCAGGGACGGCGTCTACCTCGTCGAGAACGGCGAGGTCACCGGCGAGGTGAACAACTTCCGCTTCAACGAGTCGCCCGTCGATCTGCTGTCGCGGGCCCAGGAGGCCGGGCCGACGGAGAAGACGCTGCCGCGGGAGTGGAGCGACTGGTTCACCAGGGCCGCCATGCCGGCGCTGCGCATCCCGGACTTCAACATGAGCTCGGTCAGCCAGGGCGTCTGA
- the tyrS gene encoding tyrosine--tRNA ligase has product MTDIVDELKWRGLFALSTDEDALRKALADGPVTFYCGFDPTAPSLHVGHLVQALTMRRLQQAGHRPLALVGGATGQIGDPKPTAERTLNDPETVAAWVERVRAQIEPFLSFEGENAAVMVNNLDWTAGMSAIEFLRDIGKHFRVNKMLTKDSVARRLESDQGISYTEFSYQLLQGMDFLELYRRYGCVLQQGGSDQWGNLTAGLDLIHRLEPHANVHALATPLMTKADGTKFGKTEGGAVWLDPEMTTPYAFYQFWLNVDDRDVSRYTRILSFRSREELEELEKLTEERPQARAAQRALAEELTTLVHGADQCAAVVAASKALFGQGELTELDEATLTAALSELPHARVAEPAPVADLFAEVGLVASKSAARRTIKEGGAYVNNAKVTAEDAVPAADELLHGRWLVLRRGKKNLAAVEVTG; this is encoded by the coding sequence GTGACGGACATCGTCGACGAGCTGAAGTGGCGCGGGCTGTTCGCCCTGTCCACCGACGAGGACGCTTTGCGCAAGGCGCTCGCGGACGGTCCCGTCACGTTCTATTGCGGTTTCGACCCGACCGCGCCCAGCCTGCACGTCGGTCATCTGGTGCAGGCGCTCACCATGCGCCGGCTCCAGCAGGCGGGACACCGCCCGCTGGCGCTGGTGGGCGGGGCCACGGGCCAGATCGGCGACCCCAAGCCGACGGCCGAGCGCACCCTGAACGACCCGGAGACCGTCGCGGCCTGGGTGGAGCGGGTCCGCGCCCAGATCGAGCCGTTCCTGTCCTTCGAGGGCGAGAACGCGGCGGTCATGGTCAACAACCTGGACTGGACGGCGGGCATGTCCGCCATCGAGTTCCTGCGGGACATCGGCAAGCACTTCCGGGTGAACAAGATGCTGACCAAGGACTCGGTCGCCCGCCGGCTCGAGTCCGACCAGGGCATCAGCTACACGGAGTTCAGCTACCAGCTGCTGCAGGGCATGGACTTCCTGGAGCTGTACCGGCGGTACGGCTGCGTCCTGCAGCAGGGCGGCAGTGACCAGTGGGGCAACCTGACCGCCGGTCTGGACCTGATCCACCGGCTGGAGCCGCACGCGAACGTGCACGCGCTCGCGACACCGCTGATGACCAAGGCGGACGGCACCAAGTTCGGCAAGACCGAGGGCGGCGCCGTGTGGCTCGACCCGGAGATGACGACGCCGTACGCGTTCTACCAGTTCTGGCTGAACGTGGACGACCGCGACGTCTCCCGGTACACGCGCATCCTCAGCTTCCGCAGCCGCGAGGAGCTGGAGGAGCTGGAGAAGCTCACCGAGGAGCGGCCGCAGGCACGCGCCGCGCAGCGCGCGCTGGCCGAGGAGCTGACGACGCTGGTGCACGGCGCCGACCAGTGCGCGGCGGTCGTCGCCGCGTCGAAGGCCCTGTTCGGCCAGGGCGAGCTGACGGAGCTGGACGAGGCGACCCTGACGGCGGCGCTGTCCGAGCTGCCGCACGCACGGGTCGCGGAGCCGGCCCCGGTGGCCGACCTCTTCGCGGAGGTGGGGCTGGTGGCGAGCAAGTCGGCCGCGCGCCGCACCATCAAGGAGGGCGGTGCCTACGTGAACAACGCGAAGGTGACCGCCGAGGACGCGGTCCCGGCCGCGGACGAGCTGCTGCACGGCCGCTGGCTGGTGCTGCGGCGCGGCAAGAAGAACCTGGCCGCGGTCGAGGTCACGGGCTGA
- a CDS encoding GlsB/YeaQ/YmgE family stress response membrane protein translates to MGWLWAIIVGFVLGLLAKAILPGKQHSPLWLITIFGIIGGIVGNALAGAFGIRETPGIDWGRHALQIIAALVIVGVGDMLYMSLRGRKQAA, encoded by the coding sequence ATGGGCTGGTTGTGGGCGATCATCGTCGGATTCGTGCTGGGGTTGCTCGCCAAGGCGATCCTGCCGGGGAAGCAGCACAGTCCGCTCTGGCTGATCACGATCTTCGGCATCATCGGCGGCATCGTCGGCAACGCCCTCGCGGGAGCGTTCGGCATCAGGGAGACCCCCGGCATCGACTGGGGCCGCCACGCCCTGCAGATCATCGCCGCCCTGGTCATCGTCGGTGTCGGCGACATGCTCTACATGTCCCTGCGCGGCAGGAAACAGGCGGCCTGA
- a CDS encoding DUF3099 domain-containing protein, giving the protein MRKHKETEVFRITGARQGLADDVRGRQRRYVISMSIRTLAVVLAAVLWNVERHVAIVALVLGAALPYIAVVIANAGRESAPKPLATFVPAPTRPALESGTPAPRPAPEDTAHTGRAVWSEHAGDDAESRAEDASEREFRHG; this is encoded by the coding sequence ATGCGGAAGCACAAGGAGACCGAGGTCTTCCGGATCACCGGTGCCCGTCAGGGACTGGCCGACGACGTGCGCGGACGTCAGCGCCGCTATGTGATCTCCATGTCGATCCGTACCCTCGCGGTGGTCCTGGCCGCGGTCCTGTGGAACGTCGAGCGCCATGTGGCGATCGTGGCGCTGGTCCTGGGTGCGGCGCTGCCCTACATCGCCGTGGTGATCGCCAACGCGGGCCGCGAGAGCGCCCCGAAGCCGCTCGCCACGTTCGTGCCGGCGCCCACGAGGCCCGCACTCGAGAGCGGCACTCCGGCGCCGCGGCCGGCACCGGAGGACACCGCGCACACCGGCCGGGCGGTGTGGTCGGAGCACGCGGGGGACGATGCGGAATCCCGAGCGGAGGATGCCTCGGAACGGGAGTTCCGGCACGGCTGA
- the moaA gene encoding GTP 3',8-cyclase MoaA has product MLIDTYGRVATDLRVSLTDRCNLRCSYCMPEEGLQWLSKSTLLTDDEIVRLVRIAVTRLGITEVRFTGGEPLLRPGLVGIVERCAALEPRPKLSLTTNGIGLKRTATALKAAGLDRVNVSLDTLRPDVFKTLTRRDRHHDVIEGLEAARDAGLTPVKVNTVLMPGLNDDEAPELLAWAVEHAYELRFIEQMPLDAQHGWKRDGMITAGDILQSLRTRFELTPEGEQARGSAPAERWLVDGGPHRVGVIASVTRPFCSACDRTRLTADGQVRTCLFAREETDLRGALRSEAPDEEIARIWRLAMWGKKAGSGLDDPEFLQPQRPMSAIGG; this is encoded by the coding sequence GTGCTCATCGACACCTACGGCCGTGTGGCCACTGACCTGCGGGTCTCGCTCACCGACCGGTGCAATCTCCGCTGTTCGTACTGCATGCCGGAGGAGGGCCTGCAGTGGCTCTCGAAGTCCACGCTGCTCACCGACGACGAGATCGTCCGGCTGGTCCGCATCGCGGTGACCCGGCTCGGGATCACCGAGGTCCGTTTCACCGGCGGTGAGCCGCTGCTGCGGCCGGGGCTCGTGGGGATCGTGGAGCGCTGCGCCGCCCTGGAGCCGCGCCCCAAGTTGTCGCTGACCACGAACGGCATAGGACTCAAGCGCACCGCGACGGCCCTGAAGGCCGCCGGGCTCGACCGGGTCAACGTCTCACTGGACACCCTCCGCCCCGACGTCTTCAAGACCCTCACCCGCCGCGACCGCCACCACGACGTCATCGAGGGCCTGGAGGCCGCCCGTGACGCCGGTCTGACCCCCGTGAAGGTCAACACGGTGCTGATGCCGGGGCTCAACGACGACGAGGCCCCCGAGCTGCTCGCCTGGGCCGTCGAGCACGCCTACGAGCTGCGCTTCATCGAGCAGATGCCGCTGGACGCCCAGCACGGCTGGAAGCGCGACGGGATGATCACCGCGGGTGACATCCTGCAGTCCCTGCGTACCCGCTTCGAGCTCACGCCCGAGGGCGAACAGGCGCGTGGCTCCGCACCCGCGGAGCGCTGGCTGGTGGACGGCGGCCCGCACCGGGTCGGCGTCATCGCCTCCGTCACCCGGCCCTTCTGCAGCGCCTGCGACCGCACCCGCCTCACCGCGGACGGGCAGGTCCGCACCTGCCTGTTCGCCCGCGAGGAGACCGATCTGCGCGGCGCGCTGCGCTCCGAAGCGCCGGACGAGGAGATCGCCCGGATCTGGCGGCTCGCGATGTGGGGGAAGAAGGCGGGATCGGGCCTGGACGACCCGGAGTTCCTTCAGCCGCAGCGCCCCATGTCAGCCATCGGCGGCTGA
- a CDS encoding solute symporter family protein: MSSTTLQAVGLAAASDAGEHRPLIITLFAAFVVATLFITVWAGRQTKDAADFYAGGRQFTGFQNGLAISGDYMSAASFLGIAGAIALFGYDGFLYSIGFLVAWLVALLLVAEPLRNSGRFTMGDVLAYRMRQRPVRTAAGTSTIVVSIFYLLAQMAGAGVLVSLLLGITSDAGKIAIVGLVGVLMILYVTIGGMKGTTWVQMVKAVLLIAGTLLITFLVLWKFNFNVSDLLGTAAEKSGQGAAFLEPGLKYGATGTSKLDFISLGIALVLGTAGLPHILIRFYTVPTARAARKSVIWAIGIIGAFYLMTIALGFGAAALVGPEEITASNKAGNTAAPLLALHIGGADSAGGAILLAVISAVAFATILAVVAGLTLASSSSFAHDIYANVIRRGQATEKEEVRAARWATVLIGIVSIALGAMARDLNVAGLVALAFAVAASANLPTILYSLFWKRFTTSGALWSIYGGLVSSVVLVLFSPVVSGKPSSMFPSADFAWFPLENPGLVSIPLGFLLGWIGSLLSKEEPDKGKYAELEVKSLTGVGAH; the protein is encoded by the coding sequence ATGAGCAGTACGACACTCCAGGCCGTCGGGCTCGCGGCGGCGAGCGACGCCGGCGAGCACCGCCCGCTGATCATCACCCTGTTCGCGGCCTTCGTCGTCGCGACGCTGTTCATCACGGTCTGGGCCGGCCGGCAGACCAAGGACGCCGCCGACTTCTACGCCGGCGGGCGCCAGTTCACCGGATTCCAGAACGGACTCGCCATCTCCGGCGACTACATGTCCGCCGCGTCCTTCCTCGGCATCGCCGGCGCCATCGCGCTCTTCGGCTACGACGGCTTCCTGTACTCCATCGGCTTCCTCGTGGCCTGGCTGGTCGCCCTGCTGCTCGTGGCCGAACCGCTGCGCAACTCCGGCCGGTTCACCATGGGCGACGTCCTCGCCTACCGCATGCGGCAGCGGCCGGTCCGCACGGCCGCCGGCACATCCACGATCGTCGTCTCGATCTTCTACCTGCTGGCCCAGATGGCGGGCGCCGGTGTGCTCGTCTCGCTGCTGCTCGGCATCACCAGCGACGCCGGGAAGATCGCCATCGTCGGCCTCGTCGGCGTACTGATGATCCTCTACGTCACCATCGGCGGGATGAAGGGCACCACCTGGGTGCAGATGGTCAAGGCGGTCCTGCTGATCGCGGGCACCCTGCTCATCACCTTCCTGGTGCTGTGGAAGTTCAACTTCAACGTCTCCGACCTGCTCGGCACCGCGGCCGAGAAGAGCGGCCAGGGCGCGGCCTTCCTGGAGCCCGGCCTCAAGTACGGCGCCACCGGCACCTCCAAGCTGGACTTCATCTCGCTCGGCATCGCCCTGGTGCTCGGCACCGCCGGTCTCCCGCACATCCTGATCCGCTTCTACACCGTGCCCACCGCCAGGGCGGCCCGTAAGTCCGTCATCTGGGCCATAGGCATCATCGGCGCGTTCTACCTGATGACGATCGCGCTGGGCTTCGGCGCGGCCGCCCTGGTCGGACCCGAGGAGATCACGGCCTCGAACAAGGCCGGCAACACGGCGGCGCCACTGCTCGCCCTGCACATCGGCGGCGCGGACTCCGCGGGCGGCGCGATCCTGCTGGCCGTGATCTCTGCGGTCGCGTTCGCCACCATCCTCGCCGTCGTCGCGGGGCTCACGCTGGCGTCCTCCTCGTCGTTCGCGCACGACATCTACGCCAACGTCATCCGCAGGGGACAGGCCACCGAGAAGGAGGAGGTCCGTGCGGCCCGCTGGGCGACCGTGCTCATCGGCATCGTCTCCATCGCGCTGGGGGCCATGGCCCGCGACCTGAACGTGGCCGGTCTGGTGGCGCTGGCCTTCGCGGTGGCCGCCTCCGCGAACCTGCCGACGATCCTCTACAGCCTGTTCTGGAAGCGGTTCACGACCTCGGGTGCCCTGTGGTCCATCTACGGCGGTCTGGTCTCGTCGGTGGTCCTGGTGCTGTTCTCCCCGGTCGTCTCCGGCAAGCCCTCGTCCATGTTCCCCTCGGCGGACTTCGCCTGGTTCCCGCTCGAGAACCCCGGACTCGTCTCCATCCCCCTGGGCTTCCTGCTCGGCTGGATCGGATCCCTGCTGTCCAAGGAGGAGCCGGACAAGGGCAAGTACGCCGAGCTGGAGGTCAAGTCCCTCACAGGCGTCGGCGCCCACTGA
- a CDS encoding DUF485 domain-containing protein, whose amino-acid sequence MTTEAPPPPGGKDLGPAQPTTEQFVEVQESAEFAELRRTYRSFAFPLTVAFILWYLLYVLLSNYAGGFMGTKLFGNINVAFVFGLAQFATTFLIAWFYARHAAEKLDPKADAIKSRMEADA is encoded by the coding sequence GTGACCACCGAAGCACCGCCGCCCCCTGGGGGGAAGGACCTCGGTCCCGCCCAGCCCACGACCGAACAGTTCGTCGAGGTGCAGGAGAGCGCGGAATTCGCCGAACTGCGCCGCACCTACCGGTCCTTCGCCTTCCCCCTGACCGTCGCCTTCATCCTCTGGTACCTGCTGTACGTCCTGCTGTCCAACTACGCGGGCGGCTTCATGGGCACCAAGCTCTTCGGCAACATCAACGTGGCCTTCGTCTTCGGCCTCGCCCAGTTCGCCACCACCTTCCTCATCGCCTGGTTCTACGCACGGCACGCGGCCGAGAAGCTCGACCCCAAGGCGGATGCGATCAAGTCCCGTATGGAGGCCGACGCATGA
- a CDS encoding S8 family peptidase, whose translation MAHLRPRRTRAIALPAGLALTASLGFLPAGAATAAPADDTPAAVSTNGPKLSYVVNVDGGGPAVAKVKRAVAKAGGTVVIAYDRIGVIVVHSQNPDFAQQIRTVKGVASAGATRTNPLVPQRDNAIEAEQPLTAAQAKAAAARATDEQDPLEPLQWDLPAIKADKAHQRSLGSEKVTVAVLDSGVDDTHPDIAPNFDRRASANCVSGVPVTENDAWRPAADESDHGMHVAGTIAAAKNGFGVTGVAPGVKVSSLKVANPDGFFYTEAVLCGFVWAADHGADVTNNSYYVDPWLYNCKADEDQKALVETLARATRYAERKGVVNVAAAGNSRADLASDAVTDTTSPNDTTPVSRVVNPRECPDIPAMLPGVVTVSATGAKGLKSSYSNYGNGIVDITAPGGDSTALQPPEAPATSGLILSTTFRGGHTWNYKAGTSMASPHVAGVVALIKSKHPKLSAAGVKALLYAQADDRACTNPYDINGDGTVDAVCEGGKGKNGFYGAGMADALDAVRW comes from the coding sequence ATGGCTCATCTGCGACCCAGACGGACGCGCGCGATAGCACTGCCCGCGGGTCTGGCGCTCACGGCCTCGCTCGGATTCCTGCCCGCGGGCGCGGCGACCGCCGCCCCCGCCGACGACACGCCTGCCGCCGTCTCGACCAACGGCCCGAAGCTGTCGTACGTCGTCAACGTCGACGGCGGCGGACCGGCCGTCGCCAAGGTGAAGCGGGCTGTCGCGAAGGCCGGCGGCACGGTGGTGATCGCCTACGACCGGATCGGCGTCATCGTCGTCCACTCGCAGAACCCTGACTTCGCCCAGCAGATCCGCACGGTGAAGGGCGTCGCCTCGGCGGGCGCCACGCGTACCAACCCGCTGGTCCCCCAGCGGGACAACGCCATCGAGGCCGAGCAGCCGCTGACCGCCGCACAGGCGAAGGCGGCGGCGGCCAGGGCGACCGACGAGCAGGACCCGCTGGAGCCCCTGCAGTGGGACCTGCCCGCCATCAAGGCCGACAAGGCCCACCAGCGCTCGCTGGGCAGCGAGAAGGTCACGGTCGCCGTCCTGGACTCGGGCGTCGACGACACGCACCCGGACATCGCGCCGAACTTCGACCGCCGGGCGTCCGCGAACTGCGTCAGCGGCGTACCGGTCACCGAGAACGACGCCTGGCGTCCGGCGGCGGACGAGAGCGACCACGGAATGCACGTGGCCGGCACCATCGCCGCCGCGAAGAACGGTTTCGGGGTCACCGGCGTGGCGCCCGGGGTGAAGGTGTCCAGCCTCAAGGTCGCGAACCCGGACGGGTTCTTCTACACCGAGGCGGTCCTCTGCGGCTTCGTCTGGGCCGCGGACCACGGTGCCGACGTGACCAACAACAGCTACTACGTCGACCCGTGGCTGTACAACTGCAAGGCCGACGAGGACCAGAAGGCGCTGGTCGAGACGCTCGCCCGGGCCACCCGGTACGCGGAGCGCAAGGGCGTGGTGAACGTCGCCGCGGCCGGCAACTCCCGCGCGGACCTGGCCTCCGACGCGGTCACCGACACGACGAGCCCGAACGACACCACACCGGTCTCACGGGTCGTCAACCCGCGCGAGTGCCCGGACATCCCGGCCATGCTGCCGGGCGTGGTGACGGTGTCGGCGACCGGCGCCAAGGGGCTCAAGTCGTCGTACTCGAACTACGGCAACGGGATCGTGGACATCACGGCGCCGGGCGGCGACTCCACCGCCCTCCAGCCGCCGGAGGCCCCCGCCACCAGCGGGCTGATCCTGTCGACCACGTTCAGGGGCGGCCACACCTGGAACTACAAGGCGGGCACGTCGATGGCGTCCCCGCACGTCGCGGGTGTCGTCGCGCTGATCAAGTCGAAGCACCCGAAGCTGTCGGCGGCCGGGGTGAAGGCCCTCCTGTACGCACAGGCCGACGACCGCGCCTGCACCAACCCGTACGACATCAACGGCGACGGCACGGTCGACGCGGTGTGCGAGGGCGGCAAGGGCAAGAACGGCTTCTACGGTGCCGGCATGGCGGACGCGCTGGACGCGGTGCGCTGGTAG
- a CDS encoding zinc-dependent alcohol dehydrogenase family protein — protein MRATTIHAPFDMRVEEVPDARVQEPTDVVVRVVRACICGSDLWAYRGEAERQPGQRIGHEFLGVVEETGSRVTAFATGDLVVAPFVWSDGTCEFCAEGLQTSCPQGGFWGSPGSDGGQGEAVRVPFADATLVGLPAAALSDERLLTALLALSDVLGTGHHAALGAGVTRGSTVAVVGDGAVGLCGVLAARRLGAERIIALGRHRVRTDIARTFGATDVVAARGDEAVAAVRELTGGHGAHAVIEAVGTEQSMRTAVGITRDGGAIGYVGVPHGSGTGLDLGVMFDRNIALRGGVAPVRAYIPELLPDVLDGTVDPSPVFDLTVGLDGVPEGYRAMDGRTALKVLVKP, from the coding sequence ATGCGCGCCACCACCATCCACGCCCCGTTCGACATGCGTGTGGAGGAGGTGCCCGACGCCCGTGTCCAGGAACCGACCGACGTGGTCGTCCGCGTGGTGCGGGCCTGCATCTGCGGCAGCGACCTCTGGGCCTACCGGGGCGAGGCCGAGCGGCAGCCCGGCCAGCGCATCGGCCACGAGTTCCTGGGCGTCGTCGAGGAGACCGGTTCCCGGGTGACCGCCTTCGCGACCGGCGACCTCGTCGTCGCGCCCTTCGTCTGGTCCGACGGTACCTGCGAGTTCTGCGCCGAGGGACTGCAGACGTCCTGCCCGCAGGGCGGATTCTGGGGTTCGCCCGGCAGTGACGGCGGCCAGGGCGAGGCCGTGCGCGTCCCGTTCGCCGACGCCACCCTCGTCGGGCTCCCCGCCGCCGCGCTCTCCGACGAACGGCTGCTGACCGCGCTCCTCGCCCTCTCCGACGTCCTCGGCACGGGCCACCACGCCGCGCTCGGCGCGGGCGTCACCCGGGGCAGCACGGTCGCGGTGGTCGGCGACGGCGCGGTCGGACTCTGCGGCGTCCTCGCCGCCAGGCGGCTCGGCGCCGAGCGCATCATCGCGCTCGGCCGCCATCGGGTCCGCACCGACATCGCCCGTACCTTCGGTGCCACGGACGTCGTCGCCGCGCGCGGTGACGAGGCCGTCGCCGCCGTGCGCGAGCTGACCGGGGGTCACGGCGCGCACGCCGTGATCGAGGCGGTCGGCACGGAGCAGTCGATGCGCACCGCCGTCGGGATCACCCGGGACGGCGGTGCCATCGGCTACGTCGGCGTGCCGCACGGCAGCGGCACCGGACTCGACCTCGGCGTGATGTTCGACCGCAACATCGCGCTGCGCGGCGGGGTCGCCCCGGTCCGCGCCTACATCCCCGAGCTGCTCCCGGACGTCCTGGACGGCACGGTCGACCCGTCGCCCGTCTTCGACCTGACGGTCGGCCTCGACGGCGTCCCCGAGGGCTACCGCGCCATGGACGGGCGCACGGCCCTGAAGGTCCTGGTCAAGCCCTGA
- a CDS encoding lysoplasmalogenase: MRLLPPAFAAAVLLDLASLLAGWDTGHLVAKPLLMPLLAAYAVARRGPRTLAAALLFGWAGDVLLMAGADPAFLAGMAAFAAGHCCWLTLFGRGRTSPVLGAGYALVLAGALVLLWPDLPAGLRLPVAVYSVLLTAMAYRSSAAGAVAGLGGALFLLSDMLIAVGLADRPRLPAADFWIMLTYAAAQYLLTVGVLGRACARDRAYGEPRTDV, encoded by the coding sequence GTGCGGCTGCTGCCCCCCGCCTTCGCGGCGGCCGTCCTGCTCGACCTCGCCTCCCTCCTCGCCGGCTGGGACACCGGGCACCTCGTCGCGAAACCGCTCCTCATGCCGTTGCTCGCGGCGTACGCGGTGGCCCGGCGCGGGCCGCGGACCCTGGCCGCCGCGCTGCTGTTCGGCTGGGCCGGCGACGTGCTCCTGATGGCCGGGGCGGATCCGGCGTTCCTCGCCGGCATGGCGGCGTTCGCCGCCGGGCACTGCTGCTGGCTCACGCTGTTCGGACGCGGGCGGACCAGCCCGGTGCTCGGCGCCGGGTACGCCCTCGTCCTCGCCGGCGCCCTCGTACTGCTGTGGCCGGACCTCCCCGCCGGGCTGCGGCTGCCCGTCGCCGTGTACTCCGTACTGCTCACCGCCATGGCGTACCGGTCCAGCGCCGCGGGTGCCGTCGCGGGCCTCGGCGGGGCGCTCTTCCTGCTCTCGGACATGCTCATCGCCGTCGGCCTCGCCGACCGGCCGAGGCTTCCCGCCGCCGACTTCTGGATCATGCTCACCTACGCCGCGGCGCAGTACCTGCTGACGGTGGGCGTCCTCGGGCGGGCGTGCGCCCGGGACCGGGCGTACGGTGAACCGCGTACCGACGTCTGA
- a CDS encoding VIT1/CCC1 transporter family protein, translating into MGTRLNWLRAAVLGANDGIVSTAGLVVGVAGATTDRAALITAGLAGLLAGSMSMAAGEYVSVSTQRDSEKAALALEKRELSEQPAAELDELTALLAARGLSHEVARAAAEQLTARDALRAHARVELGINPDELANPWHAAGASFLAFTVGALLPLLAIVLPPSAARLPVTVVSVLIALAFTGWWSARLGAAPAGRAMVRNVCGGALAMGVTYAAGSLLGAAGV; encoded by the coding sequence ATGGGCACACGCCTCAACTGGCTCCGCGCCGCGGTCCTCGGTGCCAACGACGGGATCGTGTCGACCGCGGGGCTCGTGGTGGGCGTGGCCGGTGCCACGACCGACCGGGCGGCGCTGATCACGGCCGGCCTCGCCGGGCTTCTCGCCGGCTCCATGTCGATGGCTGCCGGCGAGTACGTCTCGGTCTCGACCCAGCGCGACTCGGAGAAGGCGGCGCTGGCACTGGAGAAGCGGGAGCTCAGCGAACAGCCCGCGGCCGAACTCGACGAACTGACCGCCCTGCTGGCCGCCCGCGGCCTCTCCCACGAGGTCGCCCGCGCCGCGGCGGAGCAGCTCACCGCGCGCGACGCGCTCCGCGCCCACGCACGGGTCGAGCTGGGGATCAATCCCGACGAACTCGCCAACCCCTGGCACGCGGCCGGCGCCAGCTTCCTCGCCTTCACCGTGGGCGCGCTGCTGCCGCTGCTGGCCATCGTGCTGCCGCCGTCCGCCGCGCGGCTGCCCGTGACCGTCGTGTCGGTACTGATCGCCCTCGCCTTCACCGGCTGGTGGAGTGCCCGCCTCGGCGCGGCCCCGGCCGGGCGGGCGATGGTGCGCAACGTGTGCGGGGGTGCGCTGGCGATGGGCGTGACGTACGCGGCGGGCTCGCTGCTGGGGGCGGCGGGCGTCTAG